The stretch of DNA AGGCAAAAGGTTTTGGCGTCATCCTTGATCACTTCAGTGCAACTCTTGATATAGTCAGCCGCTGGAACATTGTGCTGTATACTATTGTTGCTTGCACAGTGCTTTCAATTGTACTGTTAGCATTTACATGGAAGGTTAAGCCACGAGGATAACATGTCGTTATCTATTCCCCATCTTGTGTCTGGTGGCGTCATTACCAACTATTCATGTTCATCGCGTTGCAGGCATTGTCTGTATGGCTGCTCTCCACAGCGTGATAAAACATACATACACACCAATACGCTTCACTCTGTGTGTGCTGTTTTACTGAAAAACGGTTGTACCAGTATTCACGTTGGTGGGGGTGAACCGTTTTTACAGGTTGATAAGCTTCTTGAAGCCATTGATATCATAACAAGCTATGGCATAGATATTGAATACATTGAAACCAATGCATCGTGGTATAATCCTAATAAACGAGATATTCTGCAACAGTTGAAACACCATGGTGTTCATACTCTGCTCATTTCCATAAGCCCGTTTCACAACGAGTTTGTACCATTTGAAAAAACAAAAGCACTGATAGCTGCATGCAGCGCTACTGGCATCCATGTCTTCCCGTGGGTAATGGATTTTTACGGGGATTTATCGGTGTTCGATAGTTCCCGTACTCACTCTCTTGAAGAATATGAATCATATTTTGGCAAAGGATATGTTGCATCAATCCCTCACAGGTACTGGATTCACTATGGTGGCAGAGCAGTTAAGCTTTTCAAAAGTTACTATCGCACAAAACCCATTGAAGAAATACTTGCAAGCCCACCATGCCATGAGCTTACCAATACAAGCCACTTTCATTTTGATGTTTATGGCAACTATATTCCAGGGCTTTGTAGTGGGCTTGCAATACAAGCGGACGATATTGGGAAAGAAATTGACACCACCTACCCTTTCATTACAACATTGTACTATGATGGTATTGCTGGTTTATATAGATTAGCACAGCAGGAAGGTTTTGTTGCTGACGAAAGTTATTTGAACAAATGCGATTTGTGCTTGCATATTCGCTCATTTTTTGTTATACAGAAGAAGATGGAATCACCTGAATTGCAGCCTGTTGAGTTTTATTATAACCTATAATTATCAAGGAACCCAATCATGAAAATAACAACTGTTATTATACGCTTACTCGTGCTGGCATCTCCACTTTTGCTCAACGACCTGTACCTGCCGCTTGTACCAAAAGATGCAACAAAACTCAACCTTGTGATTGATGTGCTGATATACATTGGCTGGCAAAGTACACTTTTGTATGTGACCTATGAGGCAGGATGGTTTTCGTGGAGCAGTTTAGGAATTAATCTAAAACAGGTTAAGCAGTGGTTGTGGGGTGTTGTGCTTTTTACTTTTGTGTTTGTTGTCTACACTGGTATTACCATTGCATTTATATATGCACAAAAACACCATGGCATATCTATTCCCTCTTTCTGGTACTTTCCGCTTCCACAGTGGAAACCATTCTATGTATTTTTATATGTGTTGTATCTTTCAATAACTGCTGGCATCTATGAAGAAATAATTTACCGCGGCATTGCCATACACCTGCTTAAAACACTTACGTCAAATACATTTGTCCTTGTAATATCATCAACGCTTTTGTTTGTTGCCATTCACTGGTCAATGGGACCTGGCACCTGGATGGAAGCAGCTCTTTGGGGAGCGTTATGGGCTTACCTGTATATAAAAACACATTCGCTTTTGCCAATCATGATAGCACACTTTTTATATGATGTTGCATCTATATATGGATTACATGAGGCGATAGCTCATAGTATGGGCTTTTAAACAACCTATTCTTAATTTTGCAATTAATTTACAAACCAAAAGAAGCACAGTGGTTTTTATGCCTGCCTGCCAATATTGTACAATTAACTAAAAAAAAGCTTGCTATATTTTTAAAAGCACAAAATTTTTCATTAATTATTCCTATAATATGGAAATTTGAACAAAATAAAAAAATAGGGG from Spirochaetota bacterium encodes:
- a CDS encoding CPBP family intramembrane glutamic endopeptidase is translated as MKITTVIIRLLVLASPLLLNDLYLPLVPKDATKLNLVIDVLIYIGWQSTLLYVTYEAGWFSWSSLGINLKQVKQWLWGVVLFTFVFVVYTGITIAFIYAQKHHGISIPSFWYFPLPQWKPFYVFLYVLYLSITAGIYEEIIYRGIAIHLLKTLTSNTFVLVISSTLLFVAIHWSMGPGTWMEAALWGALWAYLYIKTHSLLPIMIAHFLYDVASIYGLHEAIAHSMGF
- a CDS encoding radical SAM protein; its protein translation is MSLSIPHLVSGGVITNYSCSSRCRHCLYGCSPQRDKTYIHTNTLHSVCAVLLKNGCTSIHVGGGEPFLQVDKLLEAIDIITSYGIDIEYIETNASWYNPNKRDILQQLKHHGVHTLLISISPFHNEFVPFEKTKALIAACSATGIHVFPWVMDFYGDLSVFDSSRTHSLEEYESYFGKGYVASIPHRYWIHYGGRAVKLFKSYYRTKPIEEILASPPCHELTNTSHFHFDVYGNYIPGLCSGLAIQADDIGKEIDTTYPFITTLYYDGIAGLYRLAQQEGFVADESYLNKCDLCLHIRSFFVIQKKMESPELQPVEFYYNL